In Monodelphis domestica isolate mMonDom1 chromosome 4, mMonDom1.pri, whole genome shotgun sequence, one DNA window encodes the following:
- the THY1 gene encoding thy-1 membrane glycoprotein, which yields MLSPKIAIAVLLTVLQVAYGQKVNSLTACLVDKTLRVDCRFDNTSKTPLQYEFSLTREKQRHVLNSTMGVPEHAYRSRVNLTISQNYMALFLKDFSQKDEGIYACDLRASGIPNSFTTKNITVYKDKLQTCGVMSLLVQNTSWLLLLLLSVPLLQATNFECL from the exons ATGTTGAGTCCCAAGATCGCCATCGCTGTCCTGTTGACAG TCTTGCAGGTGGCCTATGGACAGAAAGTGAACAGCCTGACTGCTTGTCTGGTGGACAAGACTCTGAGAGTGGACTGCCGCTTTGATAATACTAGCAAGACCCCACTTCAGTATGAGTTCAGCCTGACCCGAGAGAAACAAAGGCACGTGCTGAATTCCACGATGGGAGTTCCTGAGCATGCCTACCGGAGCCGGGTCAACCTCACCATCTCCCAAAACTATATGGCCCTGTTCCTGAAAGACTTCAGCCAAAAGGATGAGGGTATCTATGCTTGTGATCTGCGTGCTTCTGGGATCCCCAATTCCTTCACCACCAAGAACATCACTGTCTACAAAG ATAAACTGCAAACCTGTGGGGTCATGAGCCTCCTAGTTCAAAACACTTcctggctgctgctgctgctgctctccGTCCCCCTCCTCCAGGCTACGAATTTTGAGTGCCTGTGA